From one Bombyx mori chromosome 5, ASM3026992v2 genomic stretch:
- the LOC101741497 gene encoding uncharacterized protein LOC101741497, which produces MYFRNMDSVEKNHKIKQEFVMELFLDTESVSIVDRLAAATANVINENHQNLTKFNDLMKTEYYQLSQMMVQDCHSGVPVAHRIKGFYEETIRKFGNNEYIERFKMKRSTVQALIAFLKPYLKPGNVPLDKKVHVFLWFMVNDSSYSDIGRLFGLHKSSVSYIFHEIALLLTEEKERFISWPSVEKQQLISNNVNSRFRFPNCVGFIDACRLKVGSQRNKREKPDIVLLQAVCDDYLTFVDIHVGDIGKTKKSKLFKDSSLSNELKIKVDFQKHILGDSEYKLKKYLITPFTSEEVLTSEEMKFNEIHWKTRSYIAHAFELLKERFRKLNHIDVLKPESVNILIISACVLHNFVLLHEGCSEVKEELITCDDGVTINSNVVKTAEEKRQFLCNYIEYMGIENN; this is translated from the exons atgtattttagaaatatggatagtgtagaaaaaaaccataaaatcaaACAAGAATTTGTCATGGAACTTTTTTTAGACACCGAAAGTGTTTCTATTGTCGATAGATTGGCTGCTGCTACAGCAAATGTGATAAACGAAAACCATCAAAATCTGACCAAATTTAATGATCTTATGAAAACAGAATATTATCAGCTATCACAGATGATGGTTCAAGATTGCCATTCCGGTGTACCTGTTGCCCATAGGATTAAAGGTTTCTATGAAGAGactattagaaaatttggtaataACGAATACATAGAGAGGTTTAAGATGAAGAGGTCTACCGTTCAG GCTTTGATTGCATTTCTGAAACCTTATCTAAAACCTGGAAATGTACCATTAGATAAAAAAGTTCATGTTTTTCTATGGTTTATGGTCAATGATTCTTCATATAGTGACATAGGAAGATTATTTGGATTACACAAGTCTTCAGTGAGTTACATATTCCACGAAATTGCATTACTGCTAACAGAAGAGAAGGAACGTTTCATAAGTTGGCCATCCGTTGAGAAGCAACAACTAATCAGTAATAATGTCAATAGCAGGTTTCGATTTCCAAATTGTGTGGGATTTATTGATGCATGTCGTCTAAAAGTTggttctcaaagaaataaaaggGAAAAACCAGACATAGTCCTCTTGCAAGCGGTTTGTGATGATTACTTGACATTTGTAGATATACATGTTGGAGATATTGGGAAAACTAAAAAGAGCAAATTATTCAAGGATAGTTCACTttcaaatgaattaaaaataaaagtggatTTTCAAAAGCACATACTTGGTGATTCAGAAtacaaacttaaaaaatatctgATAACTCCCTTTACTAGTGAAGAAGTTTTGACAAGTGaagaaatgaaatttaatgaaattcacTGGAAAACACGTAGTTATATAGCACATGCATTTGAGTTGTTAAAAGAAAGATTCCGAAAACTTAATCACATAGATGTTTTAAAACCAGAATctgttaatatattaattatttcggCTTGTGTACTTCACAACTTTGTATTGTTACATGAAGGCTGTTCGGAAGTCAAAGAAGAATTGATAACTTGTGATGATGGTGTTACTATAAATAGCAATGTTGTCAAAACAGCAGAAGAGAAAAGACAGTTTTTATGTAATTACATTGAATACATGggtattgaaaataattaa
- the LOC101741776 gene encoding methyltransferase-like 26 encodes MSKLKDFSCAFHGNENMANQKLIYPAATRNQEPILQVLKRFVTYDCAEDDSPFFLEVASGSGQHLAHFAPHFPNIKFQPTEFDETLLGSIKYYATQCPTKNILLPIQLDICTDLVHYGFSEESIDYVYNANMIHISPYECTIGLFKNAGCYLKPNALMILYGPFSKDGVITPDSNVQFNASLKSRNPAWGLRDISELIKIAADYSLTLIDTVEMPANNKTLIWKKN; translated from the exons ATGTCGAAATTAAAGGATTTCTCATGTGCTTTTCATGGAAATGAAAA CATGGCAAATCAAAAGTTGATATATCCAGCAGCAACAAGGAACCAAGAGCCAATTCTGCAAGTTTTAAAGAGATTTGTAACCTATGATTGTGCAGAAGATGATAGTCCATTTTTTTTAGAGGTAGCCTCAGGCTCAGGACAACATTTAGCACACTTTGCACCTCATTTtccaaatataaaatttcagCCAACAGAATTTGACGAAACCCTTTTAGGAAGCATTAAATATTATGCAACGCAATGTCCAACCAAAAATATACTCTTACCAATACAATTGGATATATGTACAGATTTAGTTCATTATGGGTTTTCAGAAGAAAGTATAGATTATGTCTATAATGCAAATATGATTCATATAAGTCCTTATGAATGTACAATCGGCTTATTTAAAAATGCAGGCTGCTATCTAAAACCTAATGCTTTAATGATCTTATATGGGCCTTTTAGTAAAGATGGAGTAATTACACCTGACAGTAATGTTCAATTTAATGCATCTTTAAAATCTAGGAATCCAGCATGGGGATTAAGAGACATCagtgaattaattaaaatagctGCTGATTATAGTCTAACACTCATAGATACAGTAGAAATGCctgcaaataataaaactttaatatgGAAAAAGAATTGA
- the LOC101742026 gene encoding GPI ethanolamine phosphate transferase 1 → MFLLRIFVHIAFLFSIFDIYFKSPIVKNIHPIKPIHDAVADRLVLFVVDGLRAESFVNHTTMPFLRSVANSKGRWGISRTQVPTESRPGHVAIAAGFYEDPSAVVKGWKENPVDFDSVFNQSQFTWCWGAYDIINIFTKDHVGDHIYTNDFNPYSQSFSTYKNTTLLDDWVFRNVKEFFQNAEEDVNLLAKLKKNKIVFFLHLLGTDTSGHTHKPQTRNFLTTLRFVDEGIKIIEGVINTFYNDDGKTTFLMTSDHGMTDWGSHGAGDNYETETPYVLWGSGVNQVNETRPDSETLLMSSEHRFDINQIDLAPIMATFISIPVPVNSLGQVKTDLLNMTLANKAKAVYGNSRQIAAQYDKKRHDVESNAISMLYKPYEPLTKKKYEEIINFAETLLIKGEYEKLIICSEEIMQLSLRGLRYYNDYYQKPLLILVTLSFMGWIVYLLKLLSEQKIHTHADTCTASCVRGTKILVKQSINIIFLIIFGFSIYIVYVQSLPVQYFVYFLMPTALWWYAMLSMEVWFQIYKKIKRDKELTSVLLQIVCYGLGSIAMGLSFTYRWMLSLPLLGMALWPFMSSTKYHLTNPVLLIWSGGSLLLSIFSFMPVVGKNVVISLVIAAGVLWIFVITIFIYKILMPFRYNKVEKQREMYLFSIQILLLLISCHNIYVQSKRFEQGTPVSAFYQTEAWIVAVTSLIMPFLFSRRLMCRLMAINTGLINFYLLMSVSHEGLFMVALIINVMSWVFIEFRLLHVKDVKIIDCAFIEDTNEEKIGLQIERSITSQDFRRAFFFVLYIILAFFGTGNIASLNSFELRWVTCFITSFQPFLITTLILMKTLSPFLIVGCAFRAVQFVTKAPLGCLNIIVLIYSNIMGLQLLFYVRNNGSWLEIGTSISQFVIVQVITLFIVLINQIAKTMTDFSIYNFANQILEKRKKSV, encoded by the exons ATGTTTCTATTGAGGATTTTTGTACATATTGCATTTTTATTCTCTatttttgatatatattttaaatctccAATTGTGAAAAACATTCATCCTATAAAACCCATTCACGATGCTGTTGCCGATCGTCTTGTTTTGTTCGTTGTTGATGGTTTACGTGCAGAATCTTTTGTAAATCATACCACTATGCCATTCTTAAG GTCTGTAGCAAATTCTAAAGGAAGATGGGGTATATCTAGAACTCAAGTTCCTACAGAGTCTAGGCCCGGTCATGTGGCTATTGCAGCCGGCTTTTATGAAGATCCTTCAGCTGTTGTAAAGGGGTGGAAAGAAAACCCAGTTGATTTTGATTCTGTATTCAACCAATCACAGTTCACTTGGTGTTGGGGTGCCTATGAtatcattaatatatttaccAAAGACCATGTTGGTGATCATATTTATACAAATGATTTTAACCCCTATTCTCAGAGCTTCAGCACTTATAAGAATACAACTCTATTAGATGATTGGGTATTTAGAAATGTAAAAGAATTCTTTCAGAATGCTGAAGAGGATGTAAATCTTCTTGCtaaattgaagaaaaataaaatagtatttttcttGCACTTACTAGGAACTGATACATCTGGTCACACACACAAACCTCAAACAAG GAACTTTTTAACAACACTTAGATTTGTTGATGAAGGTATCAAAATTATAGAAGGAgtgataaatacattttataatgatGATGGAAAAACTACATTTCTTATGACTTCAGATCATGGAATGACAGACTGGG GATCACATGGTGCAGGCGATAATTATGAAACGGAGACGCCCTATGTGTTGTGGGGCTCTGGTGTGAACCAAGTTAATGAAACTAGACCGGACTCTGAAACTCTGCTTATGTCTTCAGAGCATAGATTTGATATTAACCAAATAGATTTGGCACCAATAATGGCAACGTTTATCTCTATACCGGTTCCTGTCAATTCTTTG GGTCAAGTGAAGACTGATTTATTGAACATGACACTGGCTAATAAAGCTAAAGCAGTTTATGGTAATAGTAGACAAATAGCTGCACAATACGATAAGAAGAGACATGATGTTGAATCAAATGCCATATCAATGCTTTACAAACCTTATGAACCACTGACCAAGAAAAAATAcgaggaaataataaattttgcaGAAACATTGTTAATTAAAGGAGAATATGAAAAGTTAATTATATGCAGTGAAGAAATCATGCAATTGAGTTTAAGAGGATTGAGATACTATAATGATTATTATCAAAAACCACTTCTTATTCTAGTTACTTTATCATTTATGGGAtggattgtttatttattgaaattattatctGAACAAAAGATTCATACACATGCAGATACGTGTACAGCTAGTTGTGTAAGGGGAACTAAAATTCTAGTCAAGCagtctattaatattattttcttaattatttttggaTTTTCCATATACATAGTTTATG TGCAAAGTTTGCCAGTacaatattttgtatattttctgATGCCCACTGCCTTGTGGTGGTATGCGATGTTATCAATGGAAGTTTGGtttcaaatatacaaaaaaattaaaagggaCAAAGAACTGACATCAGTGCTATTACAAATTGTTTGTTATGGATTAGGGAGCATAGCAATG GGTTTATCATTTACCTACCGCTGGATGTTGAGCTTACCATTACTAGGTATGGCTCTGTGGCCATTCATGTCATCAACAAAATATCATTTAACTAATCCAGTGTTGTTGATCTGGTCAGGTGGATCTCTGCTACTTAGCATTTTTTCGTTCATGCCTGTTGTGGGAAAAAATGTGGTTATTTCATTAGT TATTGCTGCCGGCGTGCTTTGGATATTCGTGATAACAATATTCATTTACAAGATACTGATGCCGTTCCGTTACAATAAGGTTGAGAAACAAAGGGAAATGTATTTGTTCTCGATACAAATATTGTTATTACTTATTTCGTGTCATAACATTTACGTGCAGTCTAAACGGTTTGAACAAGGCACACCCGTATCAGCTTTCTATCAGACGGAAGCTTGGATTGTAGCAG TGACCTCATTGATCATGCCTTTCCTGTTTTCTAGAAGATTAATGTGTCGATTGATGGCGATAAATACGGgacttataaatttctatctTTTGATGTCAGTTTCGCATGAAGGTCTGTTCATGGTTGCACTCATTATAAACGTAATGAGCTgggtttttattgaatttagacTTCTTCACGTGAAGGACGTAAAG ATAATTGACTGCGCGTTTATTGAAGACACAAATGAAGAAAAAATTGGTCTTCAGATCGAAAGGAGTATTACTAGTCAAGACTTTAGAAGAGCTTTCTTTTTC GTactttacattattttagcatTTTTCGGTACAGGAAATATAGCATCATTGAATTCATTCGAATTGAGATGGGTGACTTGTTTTATAACATCATTTCAACCATTTTTGATTACCACATTGATCTTGATGAAAACGTTGTCACCATTTTTAATCGTCGGCTGTGCCTTTAGAGCCGTACAGTTTGTCACTAAG GCACCACTTGGCTGTTTGAATATAATAGTTCTTATATATTCAAACATAATGGGactccaattattattttatgtgcgGAATAATGGGAGCTGGCTGGAAATTGGAACTTCAATATCACAGTTCGTAATCGTACAAGTTATAACCTTGTTCATTGTGCTAATAAATCAAATTGCGAAAACCATGACGGATTTCAGCATTTATAACTTTGCCAATCAAATTCTagagaaacgaaaaaaaagcgtttag
- the LOC101739365 gene encoding CD2 antigen cytoplasmic tail-binding protein 2 homolog isoform X2, whose translation MILKVKRKELVEWKITITPFNMKEELEEGHFDTQGHYHWKKEKEIRDGWLDNIDWVKVKGRPEDKYKIHHSDEKGLGDESSSEDEQEQQFDLIHNYKEILQHMKPKETIAKALQRLGATSKMSSAERWKRKKAGIVDGNSQIVTRVTELANQILTKMGNMDIYQESYEKISKLLDKKKNKNDDTELDMYADDFDQKEQQTLGNKSDQNDTNNTHDEASENETQELKWEFKWNQDDDTEVSGPHSTEQMNKWASEGHFKTGVWVRKHGEDSQFYSSNRIDFELYM comes from the exons ATGATATTGAAGGTGAAGAGGAAGGAACTGGTGGAATGGAAG ATTACAATAACACCTTTTAACATGAAAGAAGAACTTGAAGAAGGGCATTTTGATACACAAGGACATTACCattggaaaaaagaaaaagaaattcgTGATGGATGGCTTGATAACATTGACTGGGTTAAAGTAAAAGGTAGACCAgaggataaatataaaattcatcaTAGCGATGAAAAAGGACTTGGTGATGAATCTAGTAGTGAAGATGAACAAGAACAACAATTTGATTTGATACATAACTATAAAGAAATATTACAACATATGAAACCTAAAGAAACAATTGCCAAAGCTTTACAGAGACTTG GTGCCACTTCTAAAATGTCTAGTGCAGAACgttggaaaagaaaaaaagctgGCATTGTTGATGGAAACAGTCAAATTGTAACAAGAGTTACTGAACTTGCTAATCAAATCTTAACAAAAATGGGAAACATGGACATCTATCAGGAGTCCTATGAGAAAATAAGCAAACTATTAGAtaagaagaaaaataagaatGATGATACTGAACTAGATATGTATGCAGATGATTTTGATCAGAAAGAACAACAAACTCTAGGAAATAAAAGTGATCAAAATGACACAAATAATACCCATGATGAAGCCTCTGAAAATGAGACACAAGAACTGAAATGGGAGTTCAAATGGAACCAAGATGATGACACTGAAGTATCAGGACCTCATTCTACTGAACAAATGAATAAATGGGCATCAGAAGGTCATTTTAAAACTGGAGTATGGGTACGGAAACATGGGGAAGACAGTCAATTCTATAGTTCAAACAGAATAGACTTTGAGTTGTATATGTAG
- the LOC101739365 gene encoding CD2 antigen cytoplasmic tail-binding protein 2 homolog isoform X1, with amino-acid sequence MSKRPASEALIDEVKKATKDGKKHSLDSDEEDSGAEEEKNNVMNSNDIEGEEEGTGGMEGEITITPFNMKEELEEGHFDTQGHYHWKKEKEIRDGWLDNIDWVKVKGRPEDKYKIHHSDEKGLGDESSSEDEQEQQFDLIHNYKEILQHMKPKETIAKALQRLGATSKMSSAERWKRKKAGIVDGNSQIVTRVTELANQILTKMGNMDIYQESYEKISKLLDKKKNKNDDTELDMYADDFDQKEQQTLGNKSDQNDTNNTHDEASENETQELKWEFKWNQDDDTEVSGPHSTEQMNKWASEGHFKTGVWVRKHGEDSQFYSSNRIDFELYM; translated from the exons ATGTCAAAGCGTCCCGCTTCCGAAGCATTAATAGACGAAGTAAAAAAGGCCACGAAGGATGGCAAGAAACATTCCTTGGATTCCGACGAAGAAGATAGTGGTGCTGAAGAAGAGAAGAATAATGTTATGAACTCCAATGATATTGAAGGTGAAGAGGAAGGAACTGGTGGAATGGAAGGTGAA ATTACAATAACACCTTTTAACATGAAAGAAGAACTTGAAGAAGGGCATTTTGATACACAAGGACATTACCattggaaaaaagaaaaagaaattcgTGATGGATGGCTTGATAACATTGACTGGGTTAAAGTAAAAGGTAGACCAgaggataaatataaaattcatcaTAGCGATGAAAAAGGACTTGGTGATGAATCTAGTAGTGAAGATGAACAAGAACAACAATTTGATTTGATACATAACTATAAAGAAATATTACAACATATGAAACCTAAAGAAACAATTGCCAAAGCTTTACAGAGACTTG GTGCCACTTCTAAAATGTCTAGTGCAGAACgttggaaaagaaaaaaagctgGCATTGTTGATGGAAACAGTCAAATTGTAACAAGAGTTACTGAACTTGCTAATCAAATCTTAACAAAAATGGGAAACATGGACATCTATCAGGAGTCCTATGAGAAAATAAGCAAACTATTAGAtaagaagaaaaataagaatGATGATACTGAACTAGATATGTATGCAGATGATTTTGATCAGAAAGAACAACAAACTCTAGGAAATAAAAGTGATCAAAATGACACAAATAATACCCATGATGAAGCCTCTGAAAATGAGACACAAGAACTGAAATGGGAGTTCAAATGGAACCAAGATGATGACACTGAAGTATCAGGACCTCATTCTACTGAACAAATGAATAAATGGGCATCAGAAGGTCATTTTAAAACTGGAGTATGGGTACGGAAACATGGGGAAGACAGTCAATTCTATAGTTCAAACAGAATAGACTTTGAGTTGTATATGTAG